In Deinococcus radiophilus, a single genomic region encodes these proteins:
- a CDS encoding FecCD family ABC transporter permease: protein MTLARVPVMVWYAAAALLLGVAALASLVYGVLQIPAAEVLRALQHPDESRASLAVWDLRFPRLLAAGLAGSALAVSGTLLQGVTRNPLSDPGILGVEAGAALGLSAALILWPALGLLSVPLAFVGGLLAAGVTLAFASRPGLSPLRLTLSGVAVAAVCRRLTWGMQLLWPDRAQPALLALGGSVAGRTWEDLSQTWFWLLLPLVLALTVGSRVNLLALGDDVARSLGRDPRRELLLLSLLGVLLAAGAVALCGPVGYVGLLVPHLARALVGLDHRRSLPLAALLGAALVIAADVAARLIDAPAETPIAILIAALGTPFFVWLARQVRA, encoded by the coding sequence ATGACCCTAGCCCGGGTACCCGTAATGGTGTGGTACGCCGCTGCCGCCCTGCTTCTGGGTGTGGCGGCGCTGGCCTCGCTGGTCTACGGTGTCCTGCAGATTCCAGCGGCAGAGGTGCTGCGCGCCTTGCAACATCCGGATGAGAGCCGCGCCAGCCTGGCGGTCTGGGACCTGCGCTTTCCGCGTCTGCTGGCTGCCGGGCTGGCTGGCTCGGCGCTGGCGGTCAGTGGCACTCTCTTGCAGGGCGTGACCCGCAATCCCCTGAGTGACCCTGGCATCCTCGGTGTGGAGGCGGGCGCAGCCCTGGGCCTCAGTGCTGCGCTGATCCTGTGGCCTGCCCTAGGACTGCTGAGTGTGCCGCTCGCCTTTGTCGGGGGCTTGCTGGCCGCCGGGGTCACGTTGGCTTTCGCCTCACGCCCGGGCCTCAGCCCACTGCGGCTGACCCTCAGCGGGGTGGCGGTGGCGGCGGTCTGCAGGCGCCTCACGTGGGGAATGCAACTGCTCTGGCCGGACCGGGCCCAGCCCGCGCTGCTGGCCCTGGGGGGCAGTGTAGCGGGACGCACCTGGGAGGACCTGTCGCAGACCTGGTTCTGGCTGCTGCTCCCGCTTGTTCTCGCCCTCACCGTGGGGAGCCGGGTCAATCTGCTGGCTCTGGGTGACGATGTGGCCCGCAGCCTGGGCCGCGACCCCCGCCGCGAGTTGCTGCTGCTGAGCCTGTTGGGCGTCCTGCTGGCCGCCGGGGCAGTGGCGCTGTGCGGCCCCGTAGGGTATGTCGGGCTGCTGGTCCCGCACCTCGCACGCGCCCTGGTGGGGCTGGATCACCGCCGCTCATTGCCGCTGGCCGCGCTTTTAGGCGCCGCCCTGGTGATCGCTGCCGATGTGGCCGCCCGCCTGATCGACGCCCCGGCGGAGACTCCGATCGCCATCTTGATCGCGGCGCTGGGGACGCCCTTTTTCGTGTGGCTGGCCCGTCAGGTGCGTGCCTGA
- a CDS encoding alanyl-tRNA editing protein gives MTSSALPPTLRLDHHEPLALTFTAQVLAVQEGLVALDRSAFYPQGGGQNADTGWLSAGEQRWAVADTALDKGTGVVWHTLSENDLPAVGTQVTGELDAPRRLRQMARHTGEHLLAQAFYQVNPAFEVAAVGMRGPDCTLDLRGSPNVKDAQAAEALLRELLVAGPLPLHTRLVPHTDLAAYGLRRETTLTGDVRLVMFGDEQAPFDVSACAGCHLPLGNLAAPITVLGMERIKAGLTRVTFRTGPEAAEYLGQVYRDTRALAQSFSTSPEGLTGRVEALRAERSTLAAENTALREALAGALVQASPLREVGKVTLRLLNLPDAALLAPALSDLEMGEVRAAVAGSRCGVASAAEGVNASEVLRSALETCGGRGGGHATLAQGQVERSEDFLDLIARRIGEA, from the coding sequence ATGACCTCTTCGGCACTGCCGCCCACCCTCCGTCTGGATCACCACGAGCCACTGGCCCTGACTTTTACCGCGCAGGTTCTGGCGGTGCAAGAAGGCCTGGTGGCCCTGGACCGCTCCGCATTTTATCCGCAGGGGGGCGGGCAAAATGCCGATACCGGCTGGCTGTCGGCTGGGGAGCAGCGCTGGGCCGTGGCAGACACCGCACTGGACAAGGGGACCGGAGTGGTCTGGCATACGCTCTCTGAAAACGACCTTCCCGCCGTCGGGACACAGGTCACGGGCGAGCTGGACGCGCCACGCCGCTTGCGGCAGATGGCCCGCCACACCGGCGAGCACCTGCTGGCGCAGGCCTTTTACCAGGTAAACCCCGCTTTTGAAGTGGCGGCGGTGGGCATGCGCGGGCCAGACTGCACCCTGGACCTGCGCGGTTCCCCCAATGTCAAGGACGCCCAAGCGGCTGAGGCGCTGCTGCGTGAACTGCTGGTGGCCGGGCCGCTGCCGCTCCACACCCGGCTGGTGCCGCATACCGACCTGGCAGCCTACGGCCTGCGCCGGGAAACGACCCTGACTGGCGACGTACGCCTGGTGATGTTCGGAGATGAACAGGCTCCCTTCGACGTATCGGCCTGTGCGGGGTGCCACCTGCCGCTGGGCAACCTCGCCGCGCCGATCACCGTGCTGGGGATGGAGCGGATCAAGGCCGGCCTGACCCGCGTGACTTTCCGCACCGGACCCGAGGCCGCCGAGTACCTGGGCCAGGTCTACCGTGACACCCGCGCCCTGGCCCAGAGCTTCAGTACCAGCCCGGAGGGTCTAACCGGTCGGGTCGAGGCCCTCCGGGCGGAGCGCAGCACCCTGGCCGCCGAGAATACGGCCTTGCGGGAGGCACTCGCGGGAGCATTGGTGCAGGCCAGTCCACTGCGCGAAGTAGGCAAGGTCACGCTGCGGCTGCTGAACCTTCCAGACGCGGCACTGCTGGCCCCAGCCCTGAGCGATCTGGAGATGGGCGAGGTCAGGGCTGCAGTGGCCGGGAGCCGCTGTGGGGTCGCAAGTGCCGCAGAGGGAGTGAACGCCAGCGAAGTGTTGCGCTCAGCGCTGGAAACTTGTGGCGGGCGCGGTGGCGGCCATGCCACCCTGGCCCAAGGACAGGTAGAACGCAGCGAGGACTTTCTGGACCTGATTGCCAGGCGTATCGGAGAGGCCTGA
- a CDS encoding ABC transporter substrate-binding protein — protein sequence MKNSPLILAAALSLGLAGLAAAQNTPLIITHDEGTAQIEAEPQRLLVMDEEALGWLYALNLGDRVVGLGSSYIAPDMLEGGNVRADVTDRGFFSHGRLNDVTYVGSWEAPNLETITALDPDLVVRLTWDGNENYDKLSAVAPTLGYKEGGPNFWRKAVTDLGEIFGRQERAEQIIALPDNVNRYNRNALDVAGVLDRFPKVVVVAPFPGGSNWVYTSTRLIEDLRALGFEDGISLDDVTLGVGAQVSEEALLGLGDDTLVVVFPPGGEYDGSDEFLSSAVGQRLKDQLVVYKPEEFSPYSGPLTQARNSNLVTKAILDTF from the coding sequence ATGAAGAACTCCCCCCTGATCCTGGCCGCTGCGCTGAGCCTGGGCCTGGCTGGTCTGGCCGCGGCCCAAAATACCCCTTTGATCATCACCCACGACGAGGGTACCGCCCAGATTGAAGCCGAGCCACAGCGCCTGCTGGTCATGGATGAAGAGGCTTTGGGCTGGCTGTATGCCCTGAACCTGGGTGACCGGGTGGTGGGCCTGGGCAGCTCCTATATCGCCCCTGACATGCTCGAAGGCGGCAATGTGCGTGCTGATGTGACGGACCGCGGCTTTTTCTCGCATGGCCGCCTGAACGACGTCACCTATGTGGGCAGCTGGGAAGCGCCCAATTTGGAGACCATCACTGCACTGGACCCCGACCTGGTGGTCCGGCTGACCTGGGACGGCAACGAGAACTATGACAAACTCTCAGCCGTGGCTCCGACCCTGGGCTACAAGGAAGGCGGCCCCAACTTCTGGCGCAAGGCCGTCACCGACCTGGGCGAGATCTTCGGACGCCAGGAGCGGGCCGAGCAGATCATCGCGCTGCCCGACAACGTGAACCGCTACAACCGCAATGCGCTGGACGTGGCAGGCGTGCTGGACCGTTTTCCCAAAGTGGTCGTGGTCGCGCCTTTTCCGGGTGGCAGCAACTGGGTCTACACCAGCACCCGCTTGATTGAAGACCTGCGGGCCCTCGGCTTTGAGGACGGCATCAGCCTGGATGACGTGACCCTGGGGGTGGGTGCCCAGGTGAGTGAAGAAGCCCTGCTGGGCTTAGGCGACGACACCCTGGTGGTCGTGTTCCCCCCTGGCGGTGAATACGACGGCTCAGACGAGTTCCTGAGCAGCGCGGTGGGTCAACGCCTGAAAGATCAGCTGGTGGTCTACAAGCCCGAGGAGTTCAGCCCCTACTCTGGTCCCCTGACCCAGGCCCGCAACTCCAACCTGGTGACCAAAGCCATTCTGGACACCTTCTGA
- a CDS encoding Gfo/Idh/MocA family oxidoreductase: MSIRVAIIGCGNRGADVYAHHLTEQGATITHLIDPKPERLREVAERLGIAANHCFTDARKFFTLGQVADAVVIATPDDQHVLPCLDALRLGYDVLLEKPICLSESDLDLLLSAEEASTGRVSVCHVLRATPFFREVAQVIGSGQLGQLIGIMLTENVAHWHYAHSYVRGNWRSSPPAAPFLLAKSVHDLDLLRWWAGSAPERVQSVGHLHHFRPEMAPAEAAAQCLDCPVMGCPSDARTIYRTRDPHTWPVTVLTAGGRTLEQALRESPYGECVYLGKNNVCDHQAVTVQFASGVTAQLTVTAFTRNNTRTLKVVGSHGELRGQMDYGELEWHDFRTGQCQRWSVDVTGNHGGGDRALVADWLAYLRREAPLPTPLSESLDSHRMAFAAERDRKQ; the protein is encoded by the coding sequence ATGAGCATTCGCGTGGCCATCATCGGCTGTGGCAACCGGGGGGCCGACGTATATGCCCACCACCTGACCGAGCAAGGTGCAACCATCACCCACCTGATTGACCCCAAGCCTGAGCGTCTACGGGAAGTGGCCGAACGCCTAGGTATAGCTGCAAACCACTGCTTCACGGATGCCAGGAAGTTCTTCACACTGGGCCAAGTCGCTGACGCTGTGGTGATCGCCACCCCAGACGACCAGCATGTTCTTCCCTGCCTGGATGCCTTACGGCTGGGCTATGACGTCCTGCTGGAGAAACCCATCTGCCTGAGCGAAAGCGACCTGGATCTGCTGCTGAGCGCTGAAGAGGCTTCGACAGGACGCGTGAGCGTGTGCCATGTGCTGCGGGCCACACCCTTTTTCCGTGAAGTGGCCCAGGTCATAGGCTCGGGGCAGCTGGGCCAGCTGATAGGCATCATGCTCACTGAGAACGTCGCCCATTGGCATTACGCCCACTCCTACGTCCGGGGCAACTGGCGTTCCTCTCCCCCGGCAGCACCCTTCTTATTGGCCAAGAGCGTGCATGATCTGGACCTGCTGCGGTGGTGGGCCGGCTCTGCGCCTGAGCGGGTGCAATCGGTAGGCCATCTGCATCACTTCCGCCCCGAAATGGCCCCAGCAGAAGCAGCGGCACAGTGCCTCGACTGCCCGGTCATGGGCTGCCCTTCAGACGCGAGGACCATTTACCGGACCCGCGACCCCCACACCTGGCCCGTCACGGTTCTGACTGCCGGGGGGCGCACGCTGGAGCAAGCCCTGCGCGAATCGCCCTATGGAGAGTGTGTCTACCTGGGCAAAAACAATGTCTGTGACCACCAAGCGGTCACGGTGCAGTTCGCTTCCGGCGTTACAGCGCAACTCACCGTCACTGCTTTTACCCGCAACAACACCCGCACCCTCAAAGTGGTCGGCTCGCACGGCGAACTGCGCGGCCAGATGGACTACGGCGAACTGGAATGGCACGACTTCCGCACCGGCCAATGCCAACGCTGGAGCGTGGATGTCACCGGAAATCACGGTGGTGGCGACCGGGCACTGGTGGCCGACTGGCTGGCTTACCTGCGTAGAGAAGCACCACTTCCGACTCCTCTCAGCGAATCGCTGGACTCCCACCGCATGGCCTTTGCGGCAGAGCGGGACCGGAAACAGTGA
- a CDS encoding FecCD family ABC transporter permease — MLGQNVRKQERKPSVGLGVAAPLLVTLLLLLLVLAVVALGLGAVATPPADVLATLLGGGSELTRRLVLELRLPRVLAAALGGAMFAVSGTLLQAVVRNPLASPDIVGVGAGAGLAVTLLLLVFPQAPDGLMPWGGFLGAWLAFGAVTLLARDGLRLPPVRLALLGVAVGAACAALQQLILLRAPDPIGGALAFLSGSVYGAGWEHLTRMLPWALVLLPAAWLLHRRLDLLTFSEDTALALGHRTWLGRLVAVSTGVGLAAAAVTSCGVLGFVGLVAPHLARLLTGGLHAAHLPVSALLGALLVLGADTLGRMLLPPLEVPAGLLTTLIGAPYFLYLLRQSSRMGA; from the coding sequence ATGCTCGGCCAGAATGTCAGAAAGCAAGAAAGAAAGCCAAGTGTGGGGCTGGGCGTTGCCGCGCCGCTCCTTGTGACGCTGCTGCTCTTGCTGCTGGTGCTGGCCGTGGTCGCGCTGGGTCTGGGTGCTGTTGCCACGCCACCCGCCGACGTTCTGGCGACCCTGCTGGGTGGCGGCAGCGAACTGACCCGCCGTCTGGTGCTGGAACTGCGTTTGCCGCGTGTGCTAGCAGCAGCGCTGGGGGGGGCGATGTTCGCGGTGAGCGGCACGCTGCTGCAAGCGGTGGTCCGCAACCCGCTCGCCAGTCCAGACATTGTCGGGGTGGGGGCCGGGGCAGGCCTGGCCGTCACGCTGCTGCTCCTGGTTTTTCCGCAGGCGCCGGACGGGTTGATGCCCTGGGGCGGCTTCTTGGGAGCCTGGCTGGCCTTCGGTGCGGTCACGCTGCTGGCCCGGGACGGTCTGCGTCTGCCTCCGGTGCGGCTGGCCCTGCTTGGGGTGGCGGTGGGGGCCGCGTGCGCCGCCCTGCAACAGCTGATTCTGCTGCGGGCGCCCGACCCGATTGGCGGGGCCCTGGCCTTCCTGTCAGGGAGTGTGTACGGCGCGGGCTGGGAGCATCTGACCCGGATGCTGCCCTGGGCTCTGGTGTTACTGCCCGCTGCCTGGTTGCTGCACCGCCGCCTGGACCTGCTGACCTTTAGTGAGGACACCGCTCTGGCCCTGGGCCACCGCACCTGGCTGGGCCGCCTGGTGGCCGTCAGCACTGGCGTGGGCTTGGCGGCGGCGGCAGTGACGTCCTGTGGCGTACTGGGCTTCGTGGGCCTGGTGGCCCCGCACCTGGCGCGGCTGCTGACCGGGGGGCTGCACGCAGCGCACCTGCCCGTCTCGGCGCTGCTGGGAGCCCTGCTGGTGCTGGGGGCCGATACCCTGGGGCGGATGTTGCTGCCTCCCCTAGAGGTTCCGGCTGGGCTCCTGACCACCTTGATCGGTGCGCCTTATTTTCTGTATCTGTTGCGTCAGTCCTCCCGGATGGGGGCCTGA
- a CDS encoding DUF421 domain-containing protein: MSAEVQVLDLQRMLIGDLTPLFMLEIAVRTTIMFLWLLALLRFAGQRSLAQLGPLELAIVIALGSAAGDPMFYPEVPLLHGMLTLALVVALQRGVSYLIVRNEQAETLLEGTPLELIRNGVLQTETMRTAKLSHGDVFEALRNEGVRQLGEVQRAYLEQNGTFSVFCHPPGQAPPGLQVAPPWDLEPPPAAGPNDLALCRRCGAPAQTVACTCGEKGTAPAVHDVLV, encoded by the coding sequence ATGAGTGCTGAAGTTCAGGTTTTGGACCTTCAGCGCATGCTGATCGGGGACCTGACCCCGTTGTTCATGCTGGAAATCGCGGTGCGCACCACCATCATGTTTCTGTGGCTGCTGGCGCTGCTGCGCTTCGCTGGGCAACGGAGCCTGGCCCAACTGGGTCCCCTGGAACTGGCGATCGTGATCGCGCTGGGCTCGGCTGCTGGGGACCCGATGTTCTATCCCGAGGTGCCGCTGCTTCACGGGATGCTGACGCTGGCCCTGGTGGTGGCACTGCAGCGTGGTGTGTCTTATCTGATTGTCCGCAATGAGCAGGCCGAGACCCTGCTGGAAGGCACTCCGCTGGAACTGATCCGCAATGGAGTGTTGCAGACCGAAACGATGCGAACGGCCAAGCTCAGTCATGGTGACGTTTTTGAGGCACTGCGTAACGAGGGGGTGCGGCAGCTGGGTGAAGTGCAGCGGGCCTATCTGGAGCAAAACGGTACTTTTAGTGTGTTCTGTCATCCTCCCGGCCAGGCGCCTCCAGGCTTGCAAGTGGCCCCTCCCTGGGATCTGGAACCGCCACCGGCAGCTGGCCCAAATGATCTGGCGCTTTGCAGGCGCTGTGGTGCCCCAGCCCAGACTGTTGCCTGTACTTGTGGTGAAAAGGGGACAGCCCCGGCTGTTCATGACGTACTGGTTTAA
- a CDS encoding sucrase ferredoxin translates to MPGGAARLPLCADVSRRSGESPHGSAHRWDTCIAFESPVREWDALRDLARMSEVQRRALEGLSDWSSHSGLGYGWLMFAPADPAAFDPTRRRVRVYTRPAGAFAEYRQRDYLADEDALWALFLQYAAGVGVSQAREIAPLQLSDWYLCTHGRVDSACGKYGAALLRQLPEHRLYRTSHFGGHQYAPTLLELPAGRSWGHLTPELTRQLLERSGDGRALAPYYRGWSALPEAAQRADAAAFAQYGWRWLDAPRCAEVSWEGEAGFSVRLQAEAYGAQPSLALEATGERTHVLQLPGSSHSPDLFPAPQYRVTLREVQESA, encoded by the coding sequence ATGCCAGGGGGTGCGGCGCGTCTGCCGCTGTGTGCCGACGTGTCGCGCCGCAGTGGCGAGTCGCCGCACGGCTCGGCCCACCGCTGGGACACCTGCATTGCCTTCGAGTCGCCAGTGCGTGAGTGGGATGCCCTGCGCGACCTGGCACGGATGTCCGAGGTCCAGCGCCGCGCGCTGGAAGGGCTGTCCGATTGGTCCTCCCACAGCGGCCTGGGCTACGGCTGGCTGATGTTTGCCCCGGCGGATCCGGCCGCGTTTGACCCGACCCGGCGGCGCGTGCGGGTCTATACCCGTCCAGCCGGGGCGTTTGCGGAATATCGGCAGCGCGACTATCTGGCCGATGAGGACGCCCTCTGGGCGCTGTTCTTGCAGTACGCGGCCGGGGTCGGGGTGAGTCAGGCCCGGGAAATTGCACCACTACAGCTTTCCGACTGGTATCTGTGTACCCACGGGCGGGTGGACAGTGCCTGTGGGAAATACGGCGCAGCGTTGCTGCGGCAGCTCCCTGAACACCGACTGTACCGGACCTCGCACTTTGGCGGTCATCAGTATGCGCCCACCCTGCTGGAACTTCCGGCGGGGCGTTCCTGGGGCCATCTCACGCCCGAACTGACCCGGCAACTGCTCGAACGGTCCGGCGATGGCCGCGCCCTGGCCCCCTACTACCGGGGTTGGTCGGCGTTGCCTGAAGCCGCACAGCGGGCGGACGCTGCCGCTTTCGCTCAGTACGGCTGGCGCTGGCTGGACGCTCCACGCTGCGCCGAGGTCAGCTGGGAGGGGGAGGCAGGCTTCAGCGTGCGGCTCCAAGCCGAGGCGTATGGGGCTCAGCCGTCTCTTGCACTGGAAGCCACCGGAGAACGCACCCACGTGTTGCAGCTTCCCGGCAGCTCGCACTCACCTGACCTGTTTCCGGCTCCGCAGTACCGGGTGACGCTGCGCGAAGTCCAGGAGAGCGCATGA
- a CDS encoding IS630 family transposase (programmed frameshift) gives MEERRLAALPMLSDMTLSSKTIAQRFGVSASTVRTWRQRLRHGDTLEATFSSGRPSFLTDHQVAEIMAMIEAGPDPQRFPDGRWTTARIRDEIGCRYGVWYDHDWVGKLLLRWGFSWQKAEKRPLEQNAEQVDAWLEAELPSWKKKIDDGETIVWADEVGISMKPVIGNTWATRGQTPVILAKTNWKKLSVIGGITSKGQFFQQTHEGSVKAMGFIAFLTHLMRHIKGKITVVVDNAKIHKAKAVSAFVSQHERLSLTYLPPYSPELNPIERVWAYVKHHQLANFCPETLEQLKAYLRTVWPKIRYRQLPAKLLGIYPEVLPT, from the exons ATGGAAGAGCGGCGACTCGCCGCTCTTCCGATGCTCTCCGATATGACCCTGTCCTCCAAGACGATTGCCCAGCGTTTTGGTGTCAGCGCCAGCACTGTTCGTACCTGGCGGCAGCGCTTACGACATGGCGATACCCTTGAAGCTACTTTCTCCTCTGGACGTCCCTCCTTTCTCACCGATCACCAAGTGGCTGAAATCATGGCGATGATTGAGGCAGGGCCAGATCCACAGCGTTTTCCAGACGGGCGCTGGACTACCGCACGTATTCGCGACGAGATTGGATGCAGATATGGTGTCTGGTATGACCACGACTGGGTCGGAAAGCTGCTGTTACGCTGGGGCTTTTCCTGGCAGAAAGCAGAAAAACGCCCGTTGGAACAGAATGCTGAGCAGGTCGACGCTTGGCTGGAAGCAGAGCTTCCA TCCTGGAAAAAAAAGATAGATGATGGTGAAACCATCGTCTGGGCCGATGAAGTCGGAATCAGTATGAAGCCCGTGATTGGCAACACCTGGGCCACGCGTGGTCAGACCCCAGTGATTCTGGCCAAGACCAATTGGAAAAAGCTCTCCGTGATTGGCGGGATTACGTCTAAGGGCCAGTTTTTCCAGCAGACACACGAAGGGTCGGTCAAAGCGATGGGCTTCATCGCATTTTTGACGCATCTGATGCGACACATCAAGGGGAAGATCACTGTTGTGGTGGACAACGCTAAAATCCATAAGGCGAAGGCCGTTTCGGCCTTCGTATCACAACATGAACGACTGAGCCTAACGTACCTGCCACCGTACAGCCCTGAACTCAACCCCATTGAACGAGTGTGGGCCTATGTCAAACACCACCAACTCGCCAATTTTTGCCCAGAGACGCTGGAGCAACTCAAGGCTTACCTCCGTACGGTATGGCCGAAAATCCGCTATCGGCAACTCCCAGCCAAATTGCTAGGTATCTACCCTGAAGTGTTACCGACTTAG
- a CDS encoding ABC transporter ATP-binding protein: protein MSHPTEPIPPAPLGAEHLRLGYGGQDILHDLSFAVRGGAVTSLVGANGCGKSTLLRALSRLLSPSGGQVLLDGADLHRLTPKAVARKLAILPQGPVAPEGLSVEQLVWFGRHPHQGRWGGRTAADTEQVAWALAQTGMTAFAGRPLEALSGGQRQRAWIAMSLAQSTPVLLLDEPTTYLDLSHQLEVLELVQRLNREQGKTVVMVLHDLNQAVRYSDELIAVQGGRIYAQGDPAALLTDDLLRDVFGLKAHRLTDPDTGRPHIIPYAVARVLP, encoded by the coding sequence GTGTCTCATCCCACTGAACCTATTCCCCCTGCCCCGCTGGGCGCCGAGCATCTGCGCCTAGGCTACGGTGGCCAGGACATCCTGCACGACCTGAGCTTCGCGGTCCGTGGCGGGGCTGTCACTTCGCTGGTGGGAGCCAACGGCTGCGGCAAGTCTACCCTGCTGCGTGCCTTGTCGCGTTTGCTGTCGCCCAGTGGGGGTCAGGTGCTGCTGGACGGCGCCGACCTGCACCGCCTGACCCCAAAGGCGGTGGCCCGCAAGCTGGCCATTCTGCCGCAGGGTCCGGTGGCCCCGGAGGGATTGAGCGTAGAGCAGCTGGTCTGGTTCGGGCGCCACCCCCACCAGGGCCGCTGGGGCGGGCGCACTGCCGCCGACACCGAGCAGGTTGCCTGGGCTCTGGCCCAGACCGGCATGACTGCTTTTGCCGGTCGTCCGCTGGAGGCGCTCAGTGGTGGGCAGCGCCAGCGGGCCTGGATCGCCATGAGCCTGGCCCAGAGTACGCCGGTGCTGCTGCTGGATGAACCGACCACCTATCTAGACCTCAGCCACCAGCTGGAAGTGCTGGAACTGGTCCAGCGCCTCAACCGGGAACAGGGCAAAACGGTGGTCATGGTGCTGCACGATCTGAATCAGGCGGTGCGTTATTCGGACGAACTGATTGCCGTGCAGGGGGGACGCATCTATGCCCAGGGTGACCCTGCCGCGCTGCTGACCGATGATCTGCTGCGTGACGTGTTCGGCCTCAAGGCCCACCGCCTGACCGACCCCGATACGGGCCGCCCTCACATCATCCCCTACGCTGTGGCGCGGGTCCTGCCCTGA
- a CDS encoding serine hydrolase encodes MRNYILSAAALMLSATAHAAPLTAAQATEQLLGAGQIQAEWFTPEFLQMAPLDLIQAQLGSLEDQLGAFQTVETLDGGGLVAVYERGRLRVQAEVDAQGRLALFGAVPEDPVQTETILAQQLEGGRAALDQILRGRLAAEYFAPSFLSEIPAEELAALMDNLEAEYGAYQGVKVTGRGWTAQFERGEVPVSGFQVDREGRVILLQFQPTVTFTDLDEARAAFAALPGEVSLLVRPLDGGNQGVSLNAGQYLAVGSTFKLAILGELQARIARGEMRWEDELTLTDAERSLPSGTLQEAPAGRRYTLRDLADRMIRDSDNTATDLLMAHVGAEAVSRRLGQVAAPNTRQAFTLKAPENLDLLRAYRTAGLDATARRAVLAEAQARPLPGVAAFVGGKPLARDVEWFITTQQACDLLAEVAALPSTQLNPGVAEKEQFRQVSYKGGSEIGVLNLTTQLTNRAGQRYCVSATWNDAQALNDAQFIGLYQGVLRLLE; translated from the coding sequence ATGCGGAATTACATTCTCAGTGCGGCAGCCCTGATGCTGTCAGCCACGGCCCACGCCGCTCCCCTGACCGCCGCCCAGGCCACCGAGCAACTGCTGGGCGCGGGGCAAATTCAGGCCGAATGGTTCACGCCTGAGTTTCTGCAGATGGCCCCCCTGGACTTGATTCAGGCCCAGCTGGGCAGCCTGGAAGATCAGCTGGGGGCCTTTCAGACGGTAGAAACCCTGGACGGCGGCGGCCTGGTCGCTGTGTACGAGCGAGGGCGCCTGCGGGTGCAGGCCGAGGTGGACGCCCAGGGGCGACTGGCCCTATTCGGTGCCGTACCTGAGGACCCGGTCCAGACCGAGACCATCCTGGCACAGCAACTGGAAGGGGGCCGCGCCGCGCTGGACCAAATCCTGCGGGGACGCCTGGCCGCCGAGTATTTCGCGCCCAGTTTCCTGTCCGAGATTCCCGCTGAGGAACTGGCCGCGCTAATGGACAATTTGGAGGCCGAATACGGGGCCTATCAGGGCGTGAAGGTCACTGGGCGGGGCTGGACCGCACAGTTTGAGCGCGGCGAGGTGCCGGTGTCCGGCTTTCAGGTGGACCGCGAAGGCCGCGTGATTCTACTGCAGTTTCAGCCCACGGTCACCTTTACCGACCTGGACGAAGCCCGCGCGGCCTTTGCGGCGCTGCCGGGCGAAGTCAGCCTGCTGGTGCGTCCGCTGGACGGTGGGAATCAGGGCGTCAGCCTCAATGCGGGGCAGTATCTGGCGGTCGGATCCACCTTCAAGCTGGCCATTTTGGGCGAACTGCAGGCCCGGATTGCCCGCGGTGAAATGCGCTGGGAGGACGAGCTGACCCTGACCGACGCCGAGAGGAGCCTGCCCAGTGGCACCTTGCAAGAAGCCCCCGCAGGCCGCCGTTACACCCTGCGCGACCTGGCGGACCGCATGATCCGCGACAGCGACAACACCGCCACCGACCTGCTGATGGCCCATGTGGGCGCCGAGGCGGTCAGCCGCCGCCTGGGTCAGGTGGCCGCGCCGAATACCCGGCAAGCCTTCACCCTCAAGGCCCCGGAGAATCTGGATCTGCTCCGGGCCTACCGCACGGCAGGGCTGGACGCTACGGCCCGCCGCGCCGTGCTCGCCGAGGCTCAGGCGCGGCCACTTCCCGGTGTGGCTGCCTTTGTAGGCGGCAAACCCCTGGCCCGCGATGTGGAATGGTTCATCACCACTCAGCAGGCCTGTGACCTGCTGGCCGAGGTGGCCGCGCTGCCTTCCACCCAGTTAAATCCTGGCGTCGCCGAGAAAGAGCAGTTCCGGCAAGTGAGCTACAAGGGCGGCAGCGAAATCGGCGTGCTGAATCTGACCACCCAGCTCACCAACCGGGCCGGGCAGCGCTACTGCGTGTCGGCCACCTGGAACGATGCCCAGGCGTTGAACGACGCACAGTTTATCGGGCTGTATCAGGGCGTGCTGCGGCTGCTGGAATAA